In one window of Desulfovermiculus halophilus DSM 18834 DNA:
- the thrS gene encoding threonine--tRNA ligase, whose amino-acid sequence MDCQGQTIEVTEGQSCRDVLSQAASGKTLKKSVACTCGNRLVDLSAPVPRDCSRLEPVLADSEQGLEVLRHSAAHIMAEAVKTLFPRAKVTIGPAIDNGFYYDFDFERSFTPHDLEAIEKQMAESIAADKPFQRKIMSRDEARKFFSQQNETYKLELLDELDEDEVSLYTHNGFTDLCRGPHVPSTGFIQAFKLTSVAGAYWRGDENRPMLQRIYGTAFADRKALKSYLAHLEEAKKRDHRRLGPQLDLFSFSDEVGPGMPIFHPNGALVRTILEDFETKEHLRRGYQLVRGPQLLRRDLWEKSGHYQNYGHNMYFSEIDEQVYGLKPMNCVAHMLIYKSALRSYRDLPIRYFELGTVHRHEKSGVLHGLLRVRQFTQDDAHIICRPEQLQDEITGIITFVQDVMNIFGFAFELELSTRPEKSIGSDQDWDRATTALHQALDSMGLPYAINAGDGAFYGPKIDVKLKDALDRTWQCATIQCDFTLPHRFDLSYIGSDGEKHRPVMVHRTILGAIERFMGVLIEHYAGALPTWLSPVQAILVTVTEAQNDFARQCASELHQAGIRVQTDLRNEKLGFKVREAQLAKIPYILVIGDREVQDRGVNVRFRNKEQAGTKSLSEAIEMINEDCQEPFKRGGMRYSFSN is encoded by the coding sequence GTGGATTGCCAAGGGCAGACCATTGAGGTTACCGAGGGGCAGTCCTGTCGTGATGTCCTTTCCCAGGCAGCCAGCGGAAAGACGCTCAAGAAGTCTGTTGCCTGCACATGCGGCAACCGTCTGGTGGATCTGTCCGCCCCTGTCCCCAGGGACTGCTCGCGTCTGGAGCCGGTTCTGGCCGACAGTGAGCAGGGACTCGAGGTCCTGCGGCACAGCGCGGCCCACATCATGGCCGAGGCGGTCAAGACCCTCTTTCCCAGGGCCAAGGTTACCATTGGCCCGGCGATAGATAACGGGTTCTATTACGATTTCGATTTCGAGCGGAGCTTTACCCCCCATGACCTGGAAGCCATAGAAAAGCAGATGGCTGAAAGCATTGCCGCGGATAAGCCGTTCCAGCGCAAGATCATGTCCAGAGATGAGGCCCGGAAGTTCTTCTCCCAGCAGAACGAAACCTACAAGCTGGAGCTCTTGGACGAGCTGGACGAGGATGAGGTCTCCTTGTACACCCACAACGGCTTCACCGATCTCTGTCGCGGTCCGCACGTCCCGTCCACCGGATTCATCCAAGCCTTCAAGCTGACCTCGGTGGCAGGTGCGTATTGGCGCGGCGACGAGAACAGGCCCATGCTTCAGCGGATATACGGTACCGCATTCGCGGACCGCAAGGCCTTAAAGAGCTACCTGGCCCACCTGGAAGAGGCCAAGAAGCGGGACCATCGACGTCTGGGCCCCCAGCTGGATCTGTTCAGCTTCTCCGACGAGGTCGGACCCGGGATGCCCATCTTTCATCCCAACGGGGCACTGGTCCGGACTATCCTTGAAGACTTTGAGACCAAAGAGCATCTGCGCCGTGGATATCAACTCGTGCGTGGCCCTCAGCTCCTGCGCCGGGACCTGTGGGAGAAGTCCGGGCACTACCAGAACTACGGCCACAACATGTATTTCTCGGAGATAGATGAGCAGGTCTACGGGTTAAAGCCCATGAACTGCGTGGCCCACATGCTCATCTACAAGTCCGCCCTGCGCAGCTATCGGGATCTGCCCATTCGCTACTTCGAGCTGGGGACTGTACACCGCCACGAAAAGTCCGGTGTTCTGCACGGACTGCTCCGGGTCCGCCAGTTCACCCAGGACGACGCGCACATCATCTGCCGGCCCGAACAGCTGCAGGATGAGATCACCGGTATCATCACCTTTGTCCAGGATGTGATGAACATCTTCGGCTTTGCCTTCGAACTGGAACTCTCCACCCGGCCGGAAAAATCCATTGGCTCGGATCAGGACTGGGACCGGGCCACCACCGCGCTGCACCAGGCCCTGGACAGCATGGGACTGCCCTATGCCATAAATGCCGGTGACGGCGCCTTTTACGGCCCCAAGATAGACGTCAAGCTCAAGGACGCCCTGGATCGCACCTGGCAATGCGCAACCATCCAATGCGATTTCACCTTGCCTCACCGCTTTGACTTGAGCTATATTGGCTCGGATGGGGAAAAGCACAGACCGGTCATGGTCCACCGGACCATTCTCGGGGCCATCGAGCGTTTCATGGGCGTGCTCATTGAGCACTACGCCGGGGCCTTGCCCACTTGGCTCTCCCCGGTCCAGGCCATACTGGTCACTGTTACCGAGGCCCAGAACGATTTCGCCCGCCAGTGCGCCAGCGAGCTGCACCAGGCCGGGATCAGGGTCCAGACCGATCTGCGCAACGAGAAGCTTGGATTCAAGGTCCGGGAGGCTCAACTGGCCAAGATCCCCTATATTCTGGTCATCGGGGACCGTGAAGTACAGGACAGGGGAGTGAACGTGCGTTTCCGGAACAAGGAACAGGCCGGGACAAAATCCCTGTCCGAGGCAATAGAAATGATCAACGAAGACTGCCAGGAACCCTTCAAACGTGGAGGAATGCGCTATAGCTTCAGCAACTAA
- the glgA gene encoding glycogen synthase GlgA, which yields MRVDQENVQILFVTSEIFPFSKTGGLGDVMGVLPVVLKDQGAKVAVITPFYGRLHTADFQIRLVLENCPVGYPWPEVTADIYMADYHGLPVYFVDRPEFFDRKNYYCTYHGEFFDNCERYIFFSRAAVALARKLGIPPYIMHAHDWHSSLVPAYVHAARRLDPFWHQTKTVLTIHNLAFQGQYSARLFWSSGLPAEAWDMDGAEHYGSFNMLKTGIGYAQRITTVSPTYAREIVTPEFGCGLHGILAKRQPDLRGILNGVDYSFWDPKHDKFLMYPYSPENMQGKAECKKTLLYLMGFHPRFMSRPVLGFIGRLREQKGIDIVLEIVDELMAMDVGLIILGEGDLGIETMLGNLVEQYPGQLAACIGYTEEKSHQIMAGTDIFLMPSRYEPCGLTQLYSLRYGTLPVASQVGGLLDTVIGYPAQGCTGFTFSPITGPALLRALQQAVAVWKDDGQWRRMQERAMHQDFSWQRSAREYMSVYREIGLPAEAG from the coding sequence ATGCGGGTTGACCAAGAGAACGTCCAGATTCTGTTTGTGACCTCGGAGATCTTTCCCTTTTCCAAGACCGGAGGGCTGGGTGACGTGATGGGAGTGCTCCCGGTGGTCCTCAAGGATCAAGGGGCGAAGGTGGCGGTCATCACGCCGTTCTACGGTCGGCTGCACACGGCCGACTTCCAGATCCGGCTGGTGCTTGAAAACTGCCCTGTGGGTTATCCCTGGCCGGAGGTGACCGCTGATATCTATATGGCCGACTATCACGGCCTGCCGGTGTATTTTGTCGACCGGCCGGAATTTTTCGACCGCAAAAACTATTACTGCACCTATCACGGCGAGTTCTTCGACAACTGCGAACGGTACATATTCTTTTCCCGGGCCGCGGTGGCCCTGGCCAGGAAGCTGGGGATCCCCCCGTATATCATGCACGCTCACGACTGGCACTCCTCCCTGGTCCCGGCGTATGTCCATGCCGCCCGCAGGCTGGACCCCTTCTGGCATCAGACCAAGACCGTACTGACCATCCACAATCTTGCCTTCCAGGGACAGTACTCGGCCCGCCTGTTCTGGAGCAGCGGCCTTCCGGCCGAGGCCTGGGACATGGACGGGGCCGAGCACTACGGCTCGTTCAACATGCTCAAGACCGGCATCGGCTATGCGCAGCGGATCACCACGGTCAGCCCCACCTATGCCCGGGAGATCGTCACTCCCGAGTTCGGTTGCGGCCTGCACGGGATCCTGGCCAAGAGACAGCCGGATCTGCGGGGGATCCTCAACGGCGTGGACTATTCGTTCTGGGACCCAAAGCACGACAAGTTTTTGATGTATCCCTACTCCCCGGAGAACATGCAGGGGAAGGCCGAATGCAAGAAGACCCTGCTGTATCTCATGGGGTTTCACCCCCGGTTCATGTCCAGGCCGGTCCTGGGATTCATCGGCCGCCTGCGGGAGCAGAAAGGGATCGACATCGTCCTGGAGATAGTCGACGAGCTCATGGCCATGGATGTGGGGCTGATCATTCTGGGGGAAGGGGATCTGGGCATAGAGACCATGCTCGGCAATCTGGTGGAGCAGTATCCGGGGCAGCTGGCGGCGTGCATCGGATACACCGAGGAGAAGTCGCACCAGATCATGGCCGGGACGGATATCTTCCTCATGCCCTCCAGGTATGAGCCCTGCGGGCTGACTCAGCTGTACAGCCTGCGCTACGGGACCCTCCCTGTGGCCTCCCAGGTCGGGGGGCTGTTGGATACCGTCATCGGATATCCAGCCCAGGGCTGCACCGGATTCACCTTCAGCCCCATAACGGGCCCGGCCCTGCTCCGGGCACTCCAGCAGGCGGTGGCGGTATGGAAGGACGACGGGCAGTGGCGCAGGATGCAGGAACGGGCCATGCATCAGGACTTTTCCTGGCAGCGCTCGGCCCGGGAATACATGAGCGTCTACCGGGAGATCGGACTGCCGGCCGAAGCCGGATAG
- a CDS encoding type I restriction enzyme HsdR N-terminal domain-containing protein — MHEIRLGYSVQDYISGEQVEATTYEDIRQDIARFLVEEKGVPKAAVRTKVEVTAVIDESPYVQQMDLVLGQSSSDPIMALNFCAGQVETYTRQTLAAARLLPQGAPRLAVATDTQKAVILQVADGALVRECLYAEFPDWEELLHMAAAVPEYTVTAEKKAKEGRLLYALSELSCSCAQESCSIQESGSGHGAK; from the coding sequence ATGCATGAGATACGCCTTGGATATTCGGTGCAGGACTATATCAGCGGAGAGCAGGTGGAGGCGACGACCTACGAGGATATCCGCCAGGATATCGCCCGCTTTCTGGTAGAGGAGAAGGGGGTGCCCAAGGCGGCCGTACGGACCAAGGTCGAGGTCACGGCAGTTATTGACGAATCACCCTACGTGCAGCAAATGGACCTGGTTCTCGGGCAAAGCTCGAGTGATCCGATCATGGCCCTCAATTTCTGCGCCGGGCAGGTGGAAACCTATACCCGGCAGACCCTGGCCGCGGCCCGACTCCTGCCTCAAGGGGCGCCGCGTCTGGCTGTGGCCACAGACACTCAAAAGGCGGTCATCCTGCAGGTCGCGGATGGTGCCCTGGTGCGGGAGTGTTTATATGCCGAGTTTCCGGACTGGGAGGAGCTGCTCCATATGGCGGCCGCAGTCCCGGAATACACAGTCACCGCGGAGAAAAAGGCCAAGGAGGGCCGGCTGCTCTATGCCTTGAGCGAGCTGAGCTGTTCATGTGCCCAGGAGTCATGTTCAATCCAGGAGTCCGGGAGTGGTCACGGAGCAAAGTGA
- a CDS encoding YifB family Mg chelatase-like AAA ATPase, which translates to MLSTAVSAALLGIDAYPVHLEADITRSGMPTFIMVGLAEGAVRESKERVLTALKNSGFKLPSARITINLAPADMRKEGSTFDLPLALSLLSAAETIPKSALQGYFTAGELSLNGELKPISGVLPMALKAKEEQARGLIIPRQNAPEAGVVDELPVYPVSTLAEAVQFLCGEQSIAPFSCDVSDLWDSRHEFSLDFSEVKGQDQAKRAVEIAAGGGHNLLFMGPPGSGKTMLAKRIRTVLPLLPFAEALEVTKIYSVAGQLRPGQALITERPYRSPHHTISDAGLIGGGQIPKPGEVSLAHRGVLFLDEMPEFKKHVLEVLRQPLENGDVTLSRAAVSLTYPADFMLVAALNPCPCGYLTDDTHPCSCTPAQVQRYRSRLSGPLLDRIDLQVDVPAVPYKDLKQIQSSKDSATMRANIVAAREIQASRYRDLPYATNSELSGRWLQECCQLTQTEHDFLEQAMQKLGLSARAHTRIMRISRTIADLERAPTVTVNHLAEAINFRFMDREDRF; encoded by the coding sequence ATGCTATCTACCGCCGTGAGCGCGGCCCTGCTGGGGATTGACGCCTACCCAGTCCACCTCGAGGCCGACATTACCCGCTCCGGAATGCCCACCTTCATCATGGTCGGATTGGCCGAAGGGGCGGTCCGGGAAAGCAAGGAACGGGTCCTCACCGCATTGAAGAACAGCGGCTTCAAGCTTCCCTCGGCCCGGATAACCATCAACCTGGCCCCTGCCGATATGCGCAAGGAAGGCAGCACATTCGACCTCCCTCTGGCCCTCTCCCTCCTCTCAGCCGCAGAAACAATCCCCAAATCCGCCCTGCAGGGATACTTCACCGCCGGGGAGCTGTCCTTGAACGGGGAACTCAAGCCTATCTCCGGAGTCCTGCCCATGGCCCTTAAGGCCAAGGAGGAGCAGGCCCGGGGCCTGATCATCCCCCGGCAAAACGCCCCTGAAGCCGGGGTGGTCGACGAGCTGCCGGTCTACCCGGTCTCCACCCTGGCCGAGGCGGTCCAGTTCCTGTGCGGGGAACAGAGCATCGCCCCCTTCTCCTGCGATGTATCCGATCTCTGGGACAGCAGGCACGAGTTCAGCCTGGACTTCAGCGAGGTCAAAGGCCAGGACCAGGCCAAGAGAGCTGTGGAGATCGCCGCCGGCGGGGGGCACAATCTCTTATTCATGGGCCCGCCTGGAAGCGGAAAGACCATGCTGGCCAAGCGCATCCGCACGGTCTTGCCCTTGCTTCCTTTTGCCGAGGCCCTGGAAGTGACCAAGATATACAGCGTAGCGGGGCAGCTCCGGCCTGGACAGGCCTTGATCACCGAGCGCCCGTACCGCAGCCCCCATCACACCATTTCAGACGCCGGGCTGATCGGCGGGGGGCAGATCCCCAAGCCCGGAGAGGTCTCTCTGGCTCACCGCGGGGTGCTGTTCCTGGATGAAATGCCTGAATTCAAGAAGCACGTCCTGGAAGTCCTCCGCCAGCCCCTGGAAAACGGCGACGTCACCCTGTCCAGGGCTGCCGTATCCCTGACCTATCCTGCGGACTTTATGCTGGTCGCGGCCCTGAATCCATGTCCATGCGGATACTTGACCGACGACACCCATCCCTGCTCCTGCACGCCGGCTCAGGTCCAGCGCTACCGGTCCAGGCTGTCCGGTCCCCTGCTGGACCGCATTGACCTGCAGGTCGATGTCCCTGCAGTTCCCTACAAGGATCTCAAGCAGATACAAAGCTCAAAAGACTCGGCAACCATGCGGGCCAATATCGTTGCAGCCCGGGAGATTCAGGCGTCTCGGTACCGTGATCTGCCCTACGCCACCAATTCTGAGCTCTCCGGGCGCTGGCTGCAGGAATGCTGTCAGCTGACCCAGACAGAACACGACTTCCTGGAACAGGCCATGCAAAAGCTGGGGCTCTCCGCCCGGGCTCACACCCGGATCATGCGCATCAGCCGGACCATCGCCGACCTGGAGAGGGCCCCGACAGTCACTGTCAATCACCTGGCCGAGGCCATCAACTTCCGGTTCATGGACCGGGAGGACCGCTTCTAA
- the lepB gene encoding signal peptidase I yields the protein MSSNWSNTLKEYAQALAIALILAFVIRSFVVQAFKIPSGSMLPTLQIGDHLLVNKFIYGIKLPFTEITLVPVSDPESGDIIVFKFPEDDSKDFIKRVIGVPGDTIRIEDKQVFRNGQPLREPYVQHTAPHLAKQEFPMPKWPPHEFDPRARDNLGPVHIPDGSYFVMGDNRDESYDSRFWGFVREEAILGRAWRIYWSWNGITNIRWGRIGDPVE from the coding sequence ATGAGTTCCAACTGGTCGAATACACTCAAGGAATATGCCCAGGCCCTGGCCATTGCCCTTATTCTGGCCTTTGTCATCCGCTCCTTTGTGGTCCAGGCCTTTAAGATTCCCTCCGGATCCATGCTCCCGACCCTACAGATAGGCGACCATCTCCTGGTGAACAAATTCATCTACGGGATCAAGCTCCCGTTCACTGAAATCACCCTGGTCCCGGTATCAGACCCGGAATCCGGGGATATTATCGTCTTCAAGTTTCCGGAGGACGACTCCAAGGATTTTATCAAGCGGGTCATCGGGGTGCCCGGAGATACCATCCGCATAGAGGACAAACAGGTCTTCCGCAACGGCCAGCCCCTGCGGGAACCGTATGTCCAGCACACCGCACCGCATTTGGCCAAGCAGGAGTTCCCCATGCCCAAATGGCCCCCGCATGAGTTCGACCCCCGGGCCAGGGACAACCTGGGTCCTGTTCATATCCCGGACGGCTCCTATTTCGTCATGGGAGACAACCGGGACGAGTCGTACGACTCTCGCTTCTGGGGCTTTGTCCGGGAAGAAGCCATTCTAGGCCGGGCCTGGCGAATCTACTGGTCCTGGAACGGGATAACCAACATCAGATGGGGCAGAATAGGCGATCCAGTGGAGTAA
- the lepA gene encoding translation elongation factor 4 — MRPETSQIRNFCIIAHIDHGKSTLADRIMELTGLVADRDRKEQFLDRMDLERERGITIKSQTVRIPYTAADGRSMILNLIDTPGHVDFNYEVSRSLAACEGAILLVDASQGVEAQTLANVFLALDHDLEIIPVLNKVDLPSAEPERVIQDIEEAIGLDCQNIVQVSAKTGLNVDALLEQIVEIVPQPTGDAQIPLQALIFDAWYDPYQGVVVLFRIFGGYMEQGQDILMMNTGKSFEISQLGVFAPNPQEVDWLGPGEVGFLFANIKDLKDARVGDTITSLNRPASAPCPGFKKVQPMVFCGLYPTEPAKYDPLKKALERLQLNDTAFSFEPETSQALGFGFRCGFLGLLHMDIIQERLEREFQAELIATAPSVVYQVHTVTNRTIPVDNPSLLPPADQIQEVAEPFVRMEIHVPNDYVGNVLKLCEDKRGIQKDLRYLTSARVIITYELPFAEIVFDFFDQLKSMTRGFASLDYDFIGFVPSNLVKLDILINSDPVDAMSMIVHRDKAYRHGRDLALKLKKVIPRQLFEVIIQACIGNKVVARERIPPMRKNVTAKCYGGDITRKRKLLEKQKEGKRRMKKMGNIELPQEAFLAALQKDND, encoded by the coding sequence ATGCGGCCTGAAACATCCCAAATCCGAAATTTCTGCATAATCGCCCACATCGATCACGGCAAGTCGACCCTGGCTGATCGGATCATGGAGCTGACCGGCCTGGTGGCTGATCGAGACCGTAAGGAACAGTTCCTGGACCGCATGGACCTGGAGAGGGAACGGGGGATCACCATCAAGTCTCAGACCGTGCGCATCCCGTACACCGCAGCCGATGGACGGTCCATGATCCTCAATCTCATCGACACCCCGGGGCATGTGGACTTCAACTACGAGGTCTCCCGCAGTCTTGCGGCCTGCGAAGGCGCCATTCTCCTGGTGGATGCATCCCAAGGGGTGGAGGCCCAGACCCTGGCCAACGTCTTCCTGGCCCTGGATCACGATCTGGAGATCATTCCGGTGTTAAACAAGGTGGATCTGCCCAGTGCAGAACCGGAACGGGTCATCCAGGACATCGAAGAGGCCATTGGTCTTGACTGCCAAAACATCGTCCAGGTCAGCGCCAAGACCGGGCTGAACGTCGATGCCCTCCTGGAGCAGATCGTCGAGATCGTCCCCCAACCCACCGGCGATGCGCAGATCCCCTTGCAGGCCCTGATCTTTGACGCCTGGTACGATCCATACCAGGGCGTGGTGGTCCTGTTCCGCATCTTCGGCGGGTACATGGAGCAGGGGCAGGACATCCTGATGATGAACACCGGGAAATCCTTTGAAATCAGTCAGCTGGGCGTCTTCGCCCCCAATCCTCAGGAAGTGGACTGGCTGGGCCCGGGCGAGGTGGGCTTCCTCTTCGCCAACATCAAAGACCTCAAGGATGCCCGGGTCGGGGACACGATCACCTCCCTGAACCGGCCCGCATCCGCTCCGTGTCCTGGGTTTAAAAAGGTCCAGCCCATGGTCTTCTGCGGGCTGTACCCCACGGAACCGGCCAAGTACGACCCCCTGAAAAAGGCTTTGGAGCGCCTGCAGCTCAACGACACAGCCTTTTCCTTCGAGCCGGAGACCTCTCAGGCCCTGGGCTTCGGCTTCCGCTGCGGCTTTTTGGGCCTTTTGCATATGGATATCATCCAGGAACGGCTGGAACGGGAGTTTCAGGCCGAACTCATCGCCACCGCCCCCTCGGTGGTCTATCAGGTCCACACCGTCACCAACCGGACCATCCCAGTGGACAACCCCAGCCTGCTGCCTCCTGCGGACCAGATCCAAGAGGTAGCCGAACCCTTTGTGCGCATGGAGATCCATGTGCCCAACGACTATGTGGGCAATGTCCTCAAGCTGTGCGAGGACAAGCGGGGAATCCAGAAAGACCTGCGCTATCTGACCTCGGCCCGGGTGATCATTACCTATGAGCTCCCATTTGCCGAAATTGTGTTCGACTTCTTTGACCAGCTCAAATCCATGACCAGGGGCTTTGCTTCCCTGGACTACGACTTTATCGGCTTTGTTCCCTCCAACCTGGTCAAGCTGGACATCCTGATCAACAGCGATCCAGTGGACGCCATGTCCATGATCGTCCACCGGGATAAGGCCTACCGGCACGGCAGGGATCTGGCCCTGAAGCTGAAAAAAGTCATCCCCCGGCAGCTGTTCGAGGTCATTATCCAGGCCTGCATCGGCAACAAGGTGGTGGCCAGGGAACGCATCCCTCCGATGCGCAAGAACGTGACCGCCAAGTGCTATGGAGGCGACATCACCAGAAAGCGCAAGCTCCTGGAAAAACAAAAAGAAGGCAAACGGCGGATGAAGAAGATGGGGAATATTGAGCTGCCCCAGGAAGCCTTTTTGGCCGCCCTGCAGAAGGATAACGACTAG
- the glgX gene encoding glycogen debranching protein GlgX — protein MRVWPGRLYPLGATWDGLGVNFALFSEHADKVELCLFQSTESRAEEQRIELTQYTDQVWHAYLPDVRPGQVYGYRVFGPYRPELGLRFNPSKVLVDPYAKSMVRQTRWDEAMYGYRLGSGQEEAGRNALDNAAYAPLCAVIDPSFVWGDDAPPRIPWSETVIYEAHVKGLTAQNPRVPKALRGTYSGVACEAVIDHLQQLGVTSIELMPVHQHEDEPFLVQRGLTNYWGYSTLSFFAPDLRFASGAGYMDQVREFKMMVRALHAACMEVILDVVYNHTAEGNRWGPTLSLRGIDNLAYYRLHEDKRQYLDFTGTGNSLNMMHPRVLQLIMDSLRYWVQEMHVDGFRFDLASTLARELYDVDRLAAFFDIIHQDPVLSQVKLIAEPWDLGSGGYQVGNFPVQWTEWNGKYRDAVRRYWRGECAVVGELATRLAGSSDLYAHNCRKPHASINFVTSHDGFTLQDLVSYEDKHNQANQENNRDGDDANLSWNCGQEGPTRDAQITALRGRQKRNFMATLFLSIGVPMLSGGDELGRTQQGNNNAYCQDSILTWYPWELEPAEEAFLRFVRRAAWLRKSQPVFKRQNFFQGRSIHGSERKDITWLTEEGREMGHADWLDASRCVIGLMLGGDALEEIDSRGQGISGDTMLVLLNSNPWGVDFSLPSYTNCDWWKLVLDTRYMEGLPQDGGTTYSSKSAYPLLEHSLAVFQLVDADGAQKAGRV, from the coding sequence ATGCGGGTCTGGCCGGGGCGGCTCTATCCCCTGGGAGCGACATGGGACGGGCTGGGAGTGAATTTTGCCCTGTTTTCCGAACATGCGGACAAGGTGGAGCTTTGTCTGTTCCAGAGTACGGAAAGCAGGGCTGAAGAACAGCGGATCGAGCTTACCCAGTATACGGATCAGGTCTGGCATGCCTATCTTCCGGATGTCCGTCCCGGGCAGGTCTATGGATATCGGGTCTTTGGTCCATATCGTCCGGAGCTGGGGCTGCGCTTTAATCCCAGCAAGGTCCTCGTGGACCCGTATGCCAAGTCCATGGTCCGGCAAACCCGGTGGGACGAGGCCATGTACGGCTACAGGCTGGGCAGCGGGCAGGAGGAGGCCGGCCGCAACGCCCTGGACAACGCGGCATATGCCCCGCTGTGCGCGGTGATCGATCCGTCCTTTGTCTGGGGCGACGATGCCCCGCCCCGCATCCCATGGTCCGAAACAGTGATCTACGAAGCCCATGTCAAGGGACTGACCGCTCAGAATCCCCGGGTGCCCAAAGCACTGCGCGGGACATATTCCGGGGTGGCCTGCGAAGCAGTCATCGACCACCTGCAGCAGCTGGGGGTAACCAGCATCGAGCTCATGCCGGTCCATCAGCACGAGGACGAGCCTTTTCTCGTTCAGCGGGGACTGACCAACTATTGGGGCTACAGCACCCTGTCCTTCTTCGCGCCGGATCTCAGATTTGCTTCGGGGGCGGGGTACATGGATCAGGTCCGGGAGTTCAAGATGATGGTCCGGGCCCTGCATGCCGCATGCATGGAGGTTATTTTGGACGTTGTCTACAACCATACCGCGGAAGGGAATCGATGGGGACCGACCTTGAGCCTGCGGGGGATCGACAATCTGGCCTACTACCGGCTGCATGAGGACAAGCGGCAGTATCTGGACTTCACCGGAACCGGCAACAGCCTGAACATGATGCATCCCCGGGTCCTGCAGCTGATCATGGACAGCCTGCGGTACTGGGTGCAGGAGATGCATGTGGACGGCTTCCGGTTCGACCTGGCCAGCACCCTGGCCAGAGAGCTGTACGACGTGGACCGGCTGGCGGCCTTTTTCGACATCATTCATCAAGATCCGGTCCTGTCCCAGGTCAAGCTCATAGCAGAACCCTGGGACTTGGGCAGCGGGGGGTATCAGGTGGGCAACTTCCCGGTCCAGTGGACGGAGTGGAACGGAAAGTATCGGGATGCCGTGCGTAGGTACTGGCGGGGAGAGTGTGCAGTGGTCGGGGAACTGGCCACCCGCCTGGCCGGAAGCAGTGATCTGTATGCCCACAACTGCCGGAAGCCCCATGCCAGCATAAACTTTGTCACCAGCCACGACGGGTTCACCCTCCAGGACCTGGTCAGCTACGAGGACAAGCACAACCAGGCGAACCAGGAGAACAACCGGGACGGCGATGATGCGAACCTGAGCTGGAACTGCGGACAGGAGGGCCCGACCCGGGATGCTCAGATCACTGCCCTCCGCGGGCGGCAGAAGAGAAACTTCATGGCCACCCTCTTCTTGTCCATCGGGGTGCCCATGCTTTCCGGAGGGGATGAGCTGGGCCGCACGCAACAGGGGAACAACAACGCCTATTGCCAGGATTCGATTCTAACCTGGTATCCCTGGGAGCTGGAGCCGGCGGAGGAAGCATTTCTGCGTTTTGTGCGCCGGGCGGCATGGCTGCGGAAAAGCCAGCCGGTATTTAAGCGCCAGAATTTCTTCCAGGGCCGATCCATTCATGGCTCGGAACGCAAGGACATCACCTGGCTGACTGAGGAGGGCCGGGAAATGGGGCATGCGGACTGGCTGGACGCCTCCCGCTGCGTCATCGGTCTCATGCTGGGTGGAGACGCTTTGGAAGAGATCGATTCCCGGGGGCAAGGCATCAGCGGGGACACCATGCTCGTGCTGCTGAACAGCAATCCCTGGG